Proteins from a single region of Acinonyx jubatus isolate Ajub_Pintada_27869175 chromosome D3, VMU_Ajub_asm_v1.0, whole genome shotgun sequence:
- the SCARF2 gene encoding scavenger receptor class F member 2 isoform X1 — protein sequence MEGAGPRGAGPARRRGAGGLPSPLLPPLLLLLLWLLPGPAASQELNPRGRNVCRAPGSQEPTCCTGWKQQGDECGVAVCEGNSTCSENEVCVRPGECRCRHGYFGANCDTKCPRQFWGPDCKELCICHPHGQCEDVTGQCTCHARRWGARCEHACQCQHGVCHPRSGACRCEPGWWGAQCASACYCSATSRCDPQTGACLCHAGWWGRSCNNQCACNTSPCEQQSGRCQCRERTFGARCERYCQCFRGRCHPVDGTCACEPGYRGKYCREPCPAGFYGLGCRRRCGQCKGQQPCTVAEGRCLTCEPGWNGTKCDQPCATGFYGEGCGHRCPPCRDGHACNHVTGKCTRCNAGWIGDRCETKCSNGTYGEDCAFVCADCGSGHCDFQSGRCLCSPGVHGPHCNLTCPPGLHGVDCAQACSCHEDSCDPVTGACRLETNQRKGVMGAGALLALLLGLLLSLLGCCCACRGKDPARRPRPRRELTLGRKKAPQRLCGRFSRISMKLPRIPLRRQKLPKVVGGLVRAQAGTGQGPWQLCLPPSPVAHHDLDNTLNCSFLEPPSGLEQPSPSWSSRASFSSFDTTDEGPVYCVPHEETATDSRDAEPPTAPSEALASSPALVTTLASAEEATPLPPSSDSERSASSVEGPGGALYARVARREARPARARGEAGGLSLSPSPERRKPPPPDPATKPKVSWIHGKHGAAAGAPSPPLSGPEAAPSPTKRKRTPSDTSARPDEPSSPRARDPTPRPPGLAEEGPALASPSPPRARARGRGPGLSEPTDAGGPPRGAPEVASMLAAELRDKTRSLGRAEGATVAQGPREKPAPPQKAKRSVLPASPARASPAPEAPGPEKAAAGAPAPDTPRKKTPIQKPPRKKSREAAGDPGRAGAPTL from the exons ATGGAGGGCGCAGGGCCCCGGGGGGCCGGGCCGGCGCGGCGCCGGGGAGCCGGGGGGCTGCCGTCGCCGCTGCTGCcaccgctgctgctgctgctgctctggctGCTGCCCGGCCCCGCGGCGTCCCAGGAGCTGAACCCGCGCGGCCGCAACGTGTGCCGTGCTCCCGG CTCTCAGGAGCCCACGTGCTGCACCGGCTGGAAGCAGCAGGGGGACGAGTGTGGGGTCG CGGTGTGCGAAGGCAACTCCACGTGTTCGGAGAATGAGGTGTGCGTGCGGCCTGGCGAGTGCCGCTGCCGCCATGGCTACTTCGGTGCCAACTGCGACACCA AGTGCCCGCGCCAGTTCTGGGGCCCCGACTGCAAGGAGCTGTGTATCTGCCACCCGCATGGGCAGTGCGAGGATGTGACAGGCCAGTGTACGTGTCACGCGCGGCGCTGGGGCGCACGCTGCGAGCATGCGTGCCAGTGCCAACACGGCGTGTGCCACCCGCGGAGCGGCGCGTGTCGCTGCGAGCCTGGCTGGTGGGGCGCTCAGTGCGCCAGCGCGTGCTACTGCAGCGCCACGTCGCGCTGCGACCCACAGACGGGCGCGTGCCTGTGCCACGCAGGCTGGTGGGGCCGCAGCTGCAACAATCAGTGCGCCTGCAACACATCGCCGTGCGAGCAACAGAGCGGCCGCTGCCAGTGCCGCGAGCGTACATTCGGCGCGCGCTGCGAGCGCTACTGCCAATGCTTTCGCGGCCGCTGCCACCCTGTGGACGGCACGTGCGCCTGCGAGCCTGGCTACCGTGGCAAGTACTGCCGGGAGCCGTGCCCTGCCGGCTTCTACGGCCTGGGCTGCCGCCGCCG ATGCGGCCAGTGCAAGGGCCAGCAGCCTTGCACGGTGGCCGAGGGCCGCTGCCTGACATGCGAGCCAGGCTGGAACGGCACCAAGTGTGACCAGCCATGCGCCACCGGCTTCTACGGCGAGGGCTGCGGCCACCGCTGCCCGCCGTGCCGCGACGGGCATGCCTGCAACCACGTCACCGGCAAGTGCACGCGCTGCAACGCGGGCTGGATCGGCGACCG GTGCGAGACCAAGTGCAGCAATGGCACTTACGGCGAGGACTGTGCATTCGTGTGCGCCGATTGCGGCAGCGGCCACTGCGACTTCCAGTCGGGGCGTTGCCTGTGCAGCCCCGGAGTCCATGGGCCCCA CTGTAACCTGACGTGTCCGCCTGGGCTCCATGGCGTGGACTGCGCCCAGGCCTGCAGTTGCCACGAGGACTCGTGCGACCCGGTCACTGGTGCCTGCCGCCTGG AGACCAACCAGCGCAAGGGCGTGATGGGCGCGGGCGCGTTGCTTGCCCTGCTCCTCGGCCTGCTGCTCTCGCTGCTCGGCTGCTGCTGCGCCTGCCGCGGCAAGGACCCGGCGCGCCG gccccgcccccgcaggGAGCTCACGCTCGGGAGGAAAAAGGCGCCGCAGCGACTGTGCGGGCGCTTCAGCCGCATCAGCATGAAGCTGCCCCGGATCCCGCTCCGCAGGCAGAAGCTGCCGAAGGTTGTAG GAGGGCTAGTGAGGGCACAGGCTGGAACAGGGCAGGGCCCCTGGCAGctgtgcctccctccttccccagtggCCCACCACGACCTGGATAACACACTCAACTGCAGCTTCCTGGAGCCACCCTCAGGGCTGGAGCAGCCCTCTCCATCATGGTCCTCCCgggcctccttctcttcctttgacACCACTGATGAAGGCCCTGTGTACTGTGTACCCCATGAAG AGACCGCAACGGACAGCAGGGACGCGGAGCCCCCCACAGCCCCTTCGGAGGCACTGGCGTCATCCCCCGCTCTGGTGACCACGCTGGCTTCCGCAGAGGAGGCGACGCCCCTCCCCCCGTCCTCTGACAGCGAGCGGTCGGCATCGAGCGTGGAGGGGCCCGGCGGGGCGCTGTATGCGCGCGTGGCCCGGCGCGAGGCCCGGCCGGCCCGGGCCCGGGGCGAGGCTGGAGGCCTGTCGCTTTCGCCATCTCCCGAGCGCAGGAAGCCGCCTCCACCCGACCCTGCCACCAAGCCCAAGGTGTCCTGGATCCACGGCAAGCACGGCGCCGCTGCCGGTGCGCCTTCTCCGCCACTCTCGGGACCCGAGGCTGCGCCCAGCCCCACCAAGAGGAAACGGACGCCCAGCGACACGTCGGCGCGGCCGGATGAGCCCAGCAGCCCCCGGGCCCGTGACCCGACGCCTCGGCCCCCGGGGCTGGCGGAGGAGGGGCCTGCCCTCGCCTCCCCCTCGCCGCCTAGGGCTCGGGCGCGGGGCCGCGGCCCTGGCCTCTCAGAGCCCACGGACGCTGGCGGTCCCCCGCGCGGAGCGCCCGAGGTCGCCTCCATGCTGGCCGCGGAGCTGCGCGACAAGACTCGCAGCCTGGGCCGCGCCGAAGGGGCTACGGTCGCGCAGGGTCCCCGAGAGAAGCCGGCGCCGCCGCAGAAGGCCAAGCGATCGGTGCTGCCTGCCTCGCCTGCCCGCGCGTCCCCCGCGCCGGAGGCCCCGGGGCCCGAGAAGGCGGCAGCCGGCGCGCCCGCGCCAGACACCCCCAGGAAGAAGACCCCCATCCAGAAGCCGCCGCGCAAGAAGAGCCGGGAAGCGGCGGGCGACCCGGGCAGGGCGGGCGCGCCCACCCTGTAG
- the SCARF2 gene encoding scavenger receptor class F member 2 isoform X2, translating to MEGAGPRGAGPARRRGAGGLPSPLLPPLLLLLLWLLPGPAASQELNPRGRNVCRAPGSQEPTCCTGWKQQGDECGVAVCEGNSTCSENEVCVRPGECRCRHGYFGANCDTKCPRQFWGPDCKELCICHPHGQCEDVTGQCTCHARRWGARCEHACQCQHGVCHPRSGACRCEPGWWGAQCASACYCSATSRCDPQTGACLCHAGWWGRSCNNQCACNTSPCEQQSGRCQCRERTFGARCERYCQCFRGRCHPVDGTCACEPGYRGKYCREPCPAGFYGLGCRRRCGQCKGQQPCTVAEGRCLTCEPGWNGTKCDQPCATGFYGEGCGHRCPPCRDGHACNHVTGKCTRCNAGWIGDRCETKCSNGTYGEDCAFVCADCGSGHCDFQSGRCLCSPGVHGPHCNLTCPPGLHGVDCAQACSCHEDSCDPVTGACRLETNQRKGVMGAGALLALLLGLLLSLLGCCCACRGKDPARRELTLGRKKAPQRLCGRFSRISMKLPRIPLRRQKLPKVVGGLVRAQAGTGQGPWQLCLPPSPVAHHDLDNTLNCSFLEPPSGLEQPSPSWSSRASFSSFDTTDEGPVYCVPHEETATDSRDAEPPTAPSEALASSPALVTTLASAEEATPLPPSSDSERSASSVEGPGGALYARVARREARPARARGEAGGLSLSPSPERRKPPPPDPATKPKVSWIHGKHGAAAGAPSPPLSGPEAAPSPTKRKRTPSDTSARPDEPSSPRARDPTPRPPGLAEEGPALASPSPPRARARGRGPGLSEPTDAGGPPRGAPEVASMLAAELRDKTRSLGRAEGATVAQGPREKPAPPQKAKRSVLPASPARASPAPEAPGPEKAAAGAPAPDTPRKKTPIQKPPRKKSREAAGDPGRAGAPTL from the exons ATGGAGGGCGCAGGGCCCCGGGGGGCCGGGCCGGCGCGGCGCCGGGGAGCCGGGGGGCTGCCGTCGCCGCTGCTGCcaccgctgctgctgctgctgctctggctGCTGCCCGGCCCCGCGGCGTCCCAGGAGCTGAACCCGCGCGGCCGCAACGTGTGCCGTGCTCCCGG CTCTCAGGAGCCCACGTGCTGCACCGGCTGGAAGCAGCAGGGGGACGAGTGTGGGGTCG CGGTGTGCGAAGGCAACTCCACGTGTTCGGAGAATGAGGTGTGCGTGCGGCCTGGCGAGTGCCGCTGCCGCCATGGCTACTTCGGTGCCAACTGCGACACCA AGTGCCCGCGCCAGTTCTGGGGCCCCGACTGCAAGGAGCTGTGTATCTGCCACCCGCATGGGCAGTGCGAGGATGTGACAGGCCAGTGTACGTGTCACGCGCGGCGCTGGGGCGCACGCTGCGAGCATGCGTGCCAGTGCCAACACGGCGTGTGCCACCCGCGGAGCGGCGCGTGTCGCTGCGAGCCTGGCTGGTGGGGCGCTCAGTGCGCCAGCGCGTGCTACTGCAGCGCCACGTCGCGCTGCGACCCACAGACGGGCGCGTGCCTGTGCCACGCAGGCTGGTGGGGCCGCAGCTGCAACAATCAGTGCGCCTGCAACACATCGCCGTGCGAGCAACAGAGCGGCCGCTGCCAGTGCCGCGAGCGTACATTCGGCGCGCGCTGCGAGCGCTACTGCCAATGCTTTCGCGGCCGCTGCCACCCTGTGGACGGCACGTGCGCCTGCGAGCCTGGCTACCGTGGCAAGTACTGCCGGGAGCCGTGCCCTGCCGGCTTCTACGGCCTGGGCTGCCGCCGCCG ATGCGGCCAGTGCAAGGGCCAGCAGCCTTGCACGGTGGCCGAGGGCCGCTGCCTGACATGCGAGCCAGGCTGGAACGGCACCAAGTGTGACCAGCCATGCGCCACCGGCTTCTACGGCGAGGGCTGCGGCCACCGCTGCCCGCCGTGCCGCGACGGGCATGCCTGCAACCACGTCACCGGCAAGTGCACGCGCTGCAACGCGGGCTGGATCGGCGACCG GTGCGAGACCAAGTGCAGCAATGGCACTTACGGCGAGGACTGTGCATTCGTGTGCGCCGATTGCGGCAGCGGCCACTGCGACTTCCAGTCGGGGCGTTGCCTGTGCAGCCCCGGAGTCCATGGGCCCCA CTGTAACCTGACGTGTCCGCCTGGGCTCCATGGCGTGGACTGCGCCCAGGCCTGCAGTTGCCACGAGGACTCGTGCGACCCGGTCACTGGTGCCTGCCGCCTGG AGACCAACCAGCGCAAGGGCGTGATGGGCGCGGGCGCGTTGCTTGCCCTGCTCCTCGGCCTGCTGCTCTCGCTGCTCGGCTGCTGCTGCGCCTGCCGCGGCAAGGACCCGGCGCGCCG gGAGCTCACGCTCGGGAGGAAAAAGGCGCCGCAGCGACTGTGCGGGCGCTTCAGCCGCATCAGCATGAAGCTGCCCCGGATCCCGCTCCGCAGGCAGAAGCTGCCGAAGGTTGTAG GAGGGCTAGTGAGGGCACAGGCTGGAACAGGGCAGGGCCCCTGGCAGctgtgcctccctccttccccagtggCCCACCACGACCTGGATAACACACTCAACTGCAGCTTCCTGGAGCCACCCTCAGGGCTGGAGCAGCCCTCTCCATCATGGTCCTCCCgggcctccttctcttcctttgacACCACTGATGAAGGCCCTGTGTACTGTGTACCCCATGAAG AGACCGCAACGGACAGCAGGGACGCGGAGCCCCCCACAGCCCCTTCGGAGGCACTGGCGTCATCCCCCGCTCTGGTGACCACGCTGGCTTCCGCAGAGGAGGCGACGCCCCTCCCCCCGTCCTCTGACAGCGAGCGGTCGGCATCGAGCGTGGAGGGGCCCGGCGGGGCGCTGTATGCGCGCGTGGCCCGGCGCGAGGCCCGGCCGGCCCGGGCCCGGGGCGAGGCTGGAGGCCTGTCGCTTTCGCCATCTCCCGAGCGCAGGAAGCCGCCTCCACCCGACCCTGCCACCAAGCCCAAGGTGTCCTGGATCCACGGCAAGCACGGCGCCGCTGCCGGTGCGCCTTCTCCGCCACTCTCGGGACCCGAGGCTGCGCCCAGCCCCACCAAGAGGAAACGGACGCCCAGCGACACGTCGGCGCGGCCGGATGAGCCCAGCAGCCCCCGGGCCCGTGACCCGACGCCTCGGCCCCCGGGGCTGGCGGAGGAGGGGCCTGCCCTCGCCTCCCCCTCGCCGCCTAGGGCTCGGGCGCGGGGCCGCGGCCCTGGCCTCTCAGAGCCCACGGACGCTGGCGGTCCCCCGCGCGGAGCGCCCGAGGTCGCCTCCATGCTGGCCGCGGAGCTGCGCGACAAGACTCGCAGCCTGGGCCGCGCCGAAGGGGCTACGGTCGCGCAGGGTCCCCGAGAGAAGCCGGCGCCGCCGCAGAAGGCCAAGCGATCGGTGCTGCCTGCCTCGCCTGCCCGCGCGTCCCCCGCGCCGGAGGCCCCGGGGCCCGAGAAGGCGGCAGCCGGCGCGCCCGCGCCAGACACCCCCAGGAAGAAGACCCCCATCCAGAAGCCGCCGCGCAAGAAGAGCCGGGAAGCGGCGGGCGACCCGGGCAGGGCGGGCGCGCCCACCCTGTAG
- the SCARF2 gene encoding scavenger receptor class F member 2 isoform X3: MEGAGPRGAGPARRRGAGGLPSPLLPPLLLLLLWLLPGPAASQELNPRGRNVCRAPGSQEPTCCTGWKQQGDECGVAVCEGNSTCSENEVCVRPGECRCRHGYFGANCDTKCPRQFWGPDCKELCICHPHGQCEDVTGQCTCHARRWGARCEHACQCQHGVCHPRSGACRCEPGWWGAQCASACYCSATSRCDPQTGACLCHAGWWGRSCNNQCACNTSPCEQQSGRCQCRERTFGARCERYCQCFRGRCHPVDGTCACEPGYRGKYCREPCPAGFYGLGCRRRCGQCKGQQPCTVAEGRCLTCEPGWNGTKCDQPCATGFYGEGCGHRCPPCRDGHACNHVTGKCTRCNAGWIGDRCETKCSNGTYGEDCAFVCADCGSGHCDFQSGRCLCSPGVHGPHCNLTCPPGLHGVDCAQACSCHEDSCDPVTGACRLETNQRKGVMGAGALLALLLGLLLSLLGCCCACRGKDPARRPRPRRELTLGRKKAPQRLCGRFSRISMKLPRIPLRRQKLPKVVVAHHDLDNTLNCSFLEPPSGLEQPSPSWSSRASFSSFDTTDEGPVYCVPHEETATDSRDAEPPTAPSEALASSPALVTTLASAEEATPLPPSSDSERSASSVEGPGGALYARVARREARPARARGEAGGLSLSPSPERRKPPPPDPATKPKVSWIHGKHGAAAGAPSPPLSGPEAAPSPTKRKRTPSDTSARPDEPSSPRARDPTPRPPGLAEEGPALASPSPPRARARGRGPGLSEPTDAGGPPRGAPEVASMLAAELRDKTRSLGRAEGATVAQGPREKPAPPQKAKRSVLPASPARASPAPEAPGPEKAAAGAPAPDTPRKKTPIQKPPRKKSREAAGDPGRAGAPTL, encoded by the exons ATGGAGGGCGCAGGGCCCCGGGGGGCCGGGCCGGCGCGGCGCCGGGGAGCCGGGGGGCTGCCGTCGCCGCTGCTGCcaccgctgctgctgctgctgctctggctGCTGCCCGGCCCCGCGGCGTCCCAGGAGCTGAACCCGCGCGGCCGCAACGTGTGCCGTGCTCCCGG CTCTCAGGAGCCCACGTGCTGCACCGGCTGGAAGCAGCAGGGGGACGAGTGTGGGGTCG CGGTGTGCGAAGGCAACTCCACGTGTTCGGAGAATGAGGTGTGCGTGCGGCCTGGCGAGTGCCGCTGCCGCCATGGCTACTTCGGTGCCAACTGCGACACCA AGTGCCCGCGCCAGTTCTGGGGCCCCGACTGCAAGGAGCTGTGTATCTGCCACCCGCATGGGCAGTGCGAGGATGTGACAGGCCAGTGTACGTGTCACGCGCGGCGCTGGGGCGCACGCTGCGAGCATGCGTGCCAGTGCCAACACGGCGTGTGCCACCCGCGGAGCGGCGCGTGTCGCTGCGAGCCTGGCTGGTGGGGCGCTCAGTGCGCCAGCGCGTGCTACTGCAGCGCCACGTCGCGCTGCGACCCACAGACGGGCGCGTGCCTGTGCCACGCAGGCTGGTGGGGCCGCAGCTGCAACAATCAGTGCGCCTGCAACACATCGCCGTGCGAGCAACAGAGCGGCCGCTGCCAGTGCCGCGAGCGTACATTCGGCGCGCGCTGCGAGCGCTACTGCCAATGCTTTCGCGGCCGCTGCCACCCTGTGGACGGCACGTGCGCCTGCGAGCCTGGCTACCGTGGCAAGTACTGCCGGGAGCCGTGCCCTGCCGGCTTCTACGGCCTGGGCTGCCGCCGCCG ATGCGGCCAGTGCAAGGGCCAGCAGCCTTGCACGGTGGCCGAGGGCCGCTGCCTGACATGCGAGCCAGGCTGGAACGGCACCAAGTGTGACCAGCCATGCGCCACCGGCTTCTACGGCGAGGGCTGCGGCCACCGCTGCCCGCCGTGCCGCGACGGGCATGCCTGCAACCACGTCACCGGCAAGTGCACGCGCTGCAACGCGGGCTGGATCGGCGACCG GTGCGAGACCAAGTGCAGCAATGGCACTTACGGCGAGGACTGTGCATTCGTGTGCGCCGATTGCGGCAGCGGCCACTGCGACTTCCAGTCGGGGCGTTGCCTGTGCAGCCCCGGAGTCCATGGGCCCCA CTGTAACCTGACGTGTCCGCCTGGGCTCCATGGCGTGGACTGCGCCCAGGCCTGCAGTTGCCACGAGGACTCGTGCGACCCGGTCACTGGTGCCTGCCGCCTGG AGACCAACCAGCGCAAGGGCGTGATGGGCGCGGGCGCGTTGCTTGCCCTGCTCCTCGGCCTGCTGCTCTCGCTGCTCGGCTGCTGCTGCGCCTGCCGCGGCAAGGACCCGGCGCGCCG gccccgcccccgcaggGAGCTCACGCTCGGGAGGAAAAAGGCGCCGCAGCGACTGTGCGGGCGCTTCAGCCGCATCAGCATGAAGCTGCCCCGGATCCCGCTCCGCAGGCAGAAGCTGCCGAAGGTTGTAG tggCCCACCACGACCTGGATAACACACTCAACTGCAGCTTCCTGGAGCCACCCTCAGGGCTGGAGCAGCCCTCTCCATCATGGTCCTCCCgggcctccttctcttcctttgacACCACTGATGAAGGCCCTGTGTACTGTGTACCCCATGAAG AGACCGCAACGGACAGCAGGGACGCGGAGCCCCCCACAGCCCCTTCGGAGGCACTGGCGTCATCCCCCGCTCTGGTGACCACGCTGGCTTCCGCAGAGGAGGCGACGCCCCTCCCCCCGTCCTCTGACAGCGAGCGGTCGGCATCGAGCGTGGAGGGGCCCGGCGGGGCGCTGTATGCGCGCGTGGCCCGGCGCGAGGCCCGGCCGGCCCGGGCCCGGGGCGAGGCTGGAGGCCTGTCGCTTTCGCCATCTCCCGAGCGCAGGAAGCCGCCTCCACCCGACCCTGCCACCAAGCCCAAGGTGTCCTGGATCCACGGCAAGCACGGCGCCGCTGCCGGTGCGCCTTCTCCGCCACTCTCGGGACCCGAGGCTGCGCCCAGCCCCACCAAGAGGAAACGGACGCCCAGCGACACGTCGGCGCGGCCGGATGAGCCCAGCAGCCCCCGGGCCCGTGACCCGACGCCTCGGCCCCCGGGGCTGGCGGAGGAGGGGCCTGCCCTCGCCTCCCCCTCGCCGCCTAGGGCTCGGGCGCGGGGCCGCGGCCCTGGCCTCTCAGAGCCCACGGACGCTGGCGGTCCCCCGCGCGGAGCGCCCGAGGTCGCCTCCATGCTGGCCGCGGAGCTGCGCGACAAGACTCGCAGCCTGGGCCGCGCCGAAGGGGCTACGGTCGCGCAGGGTCCCCGAGAGAAGCCGGCGCCGCCGCAGAAGGCCAAGCGATCGGTGCTGCCTGCCTCGCCTGCCCGCGCGTCCCCCGCGCCGGAGGCCCCGGGGCCCGAGAAGGCGGCAGCCGGCGCGCCCGCGCCAGACACCCCCAGGAAGAAGACCCCCATCCAGAAGCCGCCGCGCAAGAAGAGCCGGGAAGCGGCGGGCGACCCGGGCAGGGCGGGCGCGCCCACCCTGTAG
- the SCARF2 gene encoding scavenger receptor class F member 2 isoform X4 produces MEGAGPRGAGPARRRGAGGLPSPLLPPLLLLLLWLLPGPAASQELNPRGRNVCRAPGSQEPTCCTGWKQQGDECGVAVCEGNSTCSENEVCVRPGECRCRHGYFGANCDTKCPRQFWGPDCKELCICHPHGQCEDVTGQCTCHARRWGARCEHACQCQHGVCHPRSGACRCEPGWWGAQCASACYCSATSRCDPQTGACLCHAGWWGRSCNNQCACNTSPCEQQSGRCQCRERTFGARCERYCQCFRGRCHPVDGTCACEPGYRGKYCREPCPAGFYGLGCRRRCGQCKGQQPCTVAEGRCLTCEPGWNGTKCDQPCATGFYGEGCGHRCPPCRDGHACNHVTGKCTRCNAGWIGDRCETKCSNGTYGEDCAFVCADCGSGHCDFQSGRCLCSPGVHGPHCNLTCPPGLHGVDCAQACSCHEDSCDPVTGACRLETNQRKGVMGAGALLALLLGLLLSLLGCCCACRGKDPARRELTLGRKKAPQRLCGRFSRISMKLPRIPLRRQKLPKVVVAHHDLDNTLNCSFLEPPSGLEQPSPSWSSRASFSSFDTTDEGPVYCVPHEETATDSRDAEPPTAPSEALASSPALVTTLASAEEATPLPPSSDSERSASSVEGPGGALYARVARREARPARARGEAGGLSLSPSPERRKPPPPDPATKPKVSWIHGKHGAAAGAPSPPLSGPEAAPSPTKRKRTPSDTSARPDEPSSPRARDPTPRPPGLAEEGPALASPSPPRARARGRGPGLSEPTDAGGPPRGAPEVASMLAAELRDKTRSLGRAEGATVAQGPREKPAPPQKAKRSVLPASPARASPAPEAPGPEKAAAGAPAPDTPRKKTPIQKPPRKKSREAAGDPGRAGAPTL; encoded by the exons ATGGAGGGCGCAGGGCCCCGGGGGGCCGGGCCGGCGCGGCGCCGGGGAGCCGGGGGGCTGCCGTCGCCGCTGCTGCcaccgctgctgctgctgctgctctggctGCTGCCCGGCCCCGCGGCGTCCCAGGAGCTGAACCCGCGCGGCCGCAACGTGTGCCGTGCTCCCGG CTCTCAGGAGCCCACGTGCTGCACCGGCTGGAAGCAGCAGGGGGACGAGTGTGGGGTCG CGGTGTGCGAAGGCAACTCCACGTGTTCGGAGAATGAGGTGTGCGTGCGGCCTGGCGAGTGCCGCTGCCGCCATGGCTACTTCGGTGCCAACTGCGACACCA AGTGCCCGCGCCAGTTCTGGGGCCCCGACTGCAAGGAGCTGTGTATCTGCCACCCGCATGGGCAGTGCGAGGATGTGACAGGCCAGTGTACGTGTCACGCGCGGCGCTGGGGCGCACGCTGCGAGCATGCGTGCCAGTGCCAACACGGCGTGTGCCACCCGCGGAGCGGCGCGTGTCGCTGCGAGCCTGGCTGGTGGGGCGCTCAGTGCGCCAGCGCGTGCTACTGCAGCGCCACGTCGCGCTGCGACCCACAGACGGGCGCGTGCCTGTGCCACGCAGGCTGGTGGGGCCGCAGCTGCAACAATCAGTGCGCCTGCAACACATCGCCGTGCGAGCAACAGAGCGGCCGCTGCCAGTGCCGCGAGCGTACATTCGGCGCGCGCTGCGAGCGCTACTGCCAATGCTTTCGCGGCCGCTGCCACCCTGTGGACGGCACGTGCGCCTGCGAGCCTGGCTACCGTGGCAAGTACTGCCGGGAGCCGTGCCCTGCCGGCTTCTACGGCCTGGGCTGCCGCCGCCG ATGCGGCCAGTGCAAGGGCCAGCAGCCTTGCACGGTGGCCGAGGGCCGCTGCCTGACATGCGAGCCAGGCTGGAACGGCACCAAGTGTGACCAGCCATGCGCCACCGGCTTCTACGGCGAGGGCTGCGGCCACCGCTGCCCGCCGTGCCGCGACGGGCATGCCTGCAACCACGTCACCGGCAAGTGCACGCGCTGCAACGCGGGCTGGATCGGCGACCG GTGCGAGACCAAGTGCAGCAATGGCACTTACGGCGAGGACTGTGCATTCGTGTGCGCCGATTGCGGCAGCGGCCACTGCGACTTCCAGTCGGGGCGTTGCCTGTGCAGCCCCGGAGTCCATGGGCCCCA CTGTAACCTGACGTGTCCGCCTGGGCTCCATGGCGTGGACTGCGCCCAGGCCTGCAGTTGCCACGAGGACTCGTGCGACCCGGTCACTGGTGCCTGCCGCCTGG AGACCAACCAGCGCAAGGGCGTGATGGGCGCGGGCGCGTTGCTTGCCCTGCTCCTCGGCCTGCTGCTCTCGCTGCTCGGCTGCTGCTGCGCCTGCCGCGGCAAGGACCCGGCGCGCCG gGAGCTCACGCTCGGGAGGAAAAAGGCGCCGCAGCGACTGTGCGGGCGCTTCAGCCGCATCAGCATGAAGCTGCCCCGGATCCCGCTCCGCAGGCAGAAGCTGCCGAAGGTTGTAG tggCCCACCACGACCTGGATAACACACTCAACTGCAGCTTCCTGGAGCCACCCTCAGGGCTGGAGCAGCCCTCTCCATCATGGTCCTCCCgggcctccttctcttcctttgacACCACTGATGAAGGCCCTGTGTACTGTGTACCCCATGAAG AGACCGCAACGGACAGCAGGGACGCGGAGCCCCCCACAGCCCCTTCGGAGGCACTGGCGTCATCCCCCGCTCTGGTGACCACGCTGGCTTCCGCAGAGGAGGCGACGCCCCTCCCCCCGTCCTCTGACAGCGAGCGGTCGGCATCGAGCGTGGAGGGGCCCGGCGGGGCGCTGTATGCGCGCGTGGCCCGGCGCGAGGCCCGGCCGGCCCGGGCCCGGGGCGAGGCTGGAGGCCTGTCGCTTTCGCCATCTCCCGAGCGCAGGAAGCCGCCTCCACCCGACCCTGCCACCAAGCCCAAGGTGTCCTGGATCCACGGCAAGCACGGCGCCGCTGCCGGTGCGCCTTCTCCGCCACTCTCGGGACCCGAGGCTGCGCCCAGCCCCACCAAGAGGAAACGGACGCCCAGCGACACGTCGGCGCGGCCGGATGAGCCCAGCAGCCCCCGGGCCCGTGACCCGACGCCTCGGCCCCCGGGGCTGGCGGAGGAGGGGCCTGCCCTCGCCTCCCCCTCGCCGCCTAGGGCTCGGGCGCGGGGCCGCGGCCCTGGCCTCTCAGAGCCCACGGACGCTGGCGGTCCCCCGCGCGGAGCGCCCGAGGTCGCCTCCATGCTGGCCGCGGAGCTGCGCGACAAGACTCGCAGCCTGGGCCGCGCCGAAGGGGCTACGGTCGCGCAGGGTCCCCGAGAGAAGCCGGCGCCGCCGCAGAAGGCCAAGCGATCGGTGCTGCCTGCCTCGCCTGCCCGCGCGTCCCCCGCGCCGGAGGCCCCGGGGCCCGAGAAGGCGGCAGCCGGCGCGCCCGCGCCAGACACCCCCAGGAAGAAGACCCCCATCCAGAAGCCGCCGCGCAAGAAGAGCCGGGAAGCGGCGGGCGACCCGGGCAGGGCGGGCGCGCCCACCCTGTAG